The Daphnia pulicaria isolate SC F1-1A chromosome 12, SC_F0-13Bv2, whole genome shotgun sequence genome segment AAATGTAAGCgagaaattggatttttaacAAGCAAATGCTGTTTTCTTCTCATTTTGAAAACTGCCATGGTAGGGTAGTTTGCACGTGACATGATGAATATGTAATATGTCTTTTGCAAGACGCTTAAAAACCGTGAACTTTGAGCTGTTCTGGCTTAGCCAACCCAGTTTTCGTCAACCACTGACAGATATTTTCTCTTTGGTCTCCCTGAAGCTGAAGAACCTCACCATACTCAGGGTGTTCAACAACAGTACCGTTGCAAGCAAATTCCTGAAGCAACAAAACATTTACATCAGTCCATTAAACAAAAACCTTGTTTGACATACCTTCTTGCAATGGCgaacaattttctttaaatcgtATTCGGCAGATAATCCTTGAATAGTAGTTAAAGTTTTACGACCATTACGCTGCTGAATACGGATGTGAACTAGACCATCCTGTACTGCCTCTCCCGGACCCTTATCGGCGTCGGCGAAGGGATCtaaagttttaaaaacaatgaaaaattcattaGTTATTTGGCATGAAGTTAGCAGACGCGATGTCAGCCATATTGTTACTGCAACCAATAGCACGGTAAAGACCACATTACACTACAAGTAATCCTTTTTGCCGGTCCCGAAGATTTGTAAATTTACTCAccaaaagttttcaaattttggaagGACATGCGAAGTTTCTTCTGCCTGTGGGCAACAGAAATATGTAGCTGAAAATTTGGTGAAGTTTGATGGCAAGAACCACAGAAAACAAGCAACTAGCAAGCGACGAAACGTTGACGGGATGGGAAGAATAAAGCTCTGAGCGCGGTGTTGCCGTCGCAAGTATTACTGCCTGCCAAAGTCGGAAACGGACTGAGGTCAGATTTCTTCCGAGGTGCTATTTATAGGTTATCGGTATCATGCATTTCGCAATAAAAATTGATGAAACCTTCTAATAGAAGAATCGTAAGACAAACGATGAATATGATGAAATAGCAATGGCGCATTGCTTAATCGTCACCGAGTCCGGTGCGGAAGACCAATGCGTCAATAGACCATTGCGACAGTGGcgcctaaaaagaaaaagaaacgataaaAGCCCAACAGGTATGAAGTA includes the following:
- the LOC124316598 gene encoding eukaryotic translation initiation factor eIF1; this translates as MSFQNLKTFDPFADADKGPGEAVQDGLVHIRIQQRNGRKTLTTIQGLSAEYDLKKIVRHCKKEFACNGTVVEHPEYGEVLQLQGDQRENICQWLTKTGLAKPEQLKVHGF